A stretch of the Streptomyces ortus genome encodes the following:
- the lpxA gene encoding acyl-ACP--UDP-N-acetylglucosamine O-acyltransferase — protein MWQDAEQRGDDDPAVHIHPSACVAPGAVLGAGVRVGPFAVVEEGAELGDGVRVRAHAVVHGSATLGAGAVVGVHAVVGGDPQDLRFDARVATRAVLGPGTVLGEGATVHRSTGREPTRTGSDCLLMGNTHVGHDCVLGDGVVVSQLSALGGHVRVGDHAVIGGGSGVVQWVRIGRLAMVGAMTKVERDVLPFTVVDGVPARQRGLNHVGMRRHGVPAAEQNALRRHFDGFTGFADFTAAGPGMPDAGELMPELREFLAGPSRRGTTPVAPRSRPARDA, from the coding sequence ATGTGGCAGGACGCTGAGCAGCGCGGTGACGACGATCCCGCCGTACACATCCATCCGTCGGCCTGTGTGGCCCCCGGGGCGGTACTCGGTGCCGGGGTGCGGGTCGGCCCCTTCGCCGTGGTCGAGGAGGGCGCCGAGCTGGGCGACGGGGTACGTGTCCGGGCGCACGCGGTCGTCCACGGCTCGGCGACCCTGGGCGCCGGTGCGGTCGTCGGCGTGCACGCGGTCGTCGGCGGGGATCCGCAGGATCTGCGGTTCGACGCGCGCGTGGCCACCCGAGCCGTGCTGGGCCCCGGCACCGTACTCGGGGAGGGCGCGACCGTGCACCGCTCCACGGGCCGAGAACCCACCCGGACCGGGAGCGACTGCCTCCTCATGGGCAACACGCACGTCGGACACGACTGCGTGCTCGGCGACGGTGTGGTGGTCAGCCAACTCAGCGCTCTCGGCGGGCATGTGCGGGTCGGCGACCACGCCGTGATCGGCGGGGGGAGCGGCGTCGTGCAGTGGGTGCGCATCGGGCGCCTGGCGATGGTGGGCGCGATGACGAAGGTGGAACGGGACGTCCTGCCCTTCACCGTCGTGGACGGCGTCCCGGCCCGGCAGCGCGGCCTCAACCACGTCGGCATGCGGCGCCACGGCGTCCCCGCCGCCGAACAGAACGCGCTGCGACGCCACTTCGACGGATTCACCGGCTTCGCCGACTTCACCGCCGCGGGGCCGGGTATGCCTGACGCCGGAGAACTCATGCCGGAGTTACGGGAGTTCCTCGCCGGCCCGTCCCGCCGGGGGACCACGCCGGTCGCACCCCGGTCCCGTCCGGCTCGCGACGCGTAG
- a CDS encoding UDP-3-O-(3-hydroxymyristoyl)glucosamine N-acyltransferase produces the protein MHWSLGEIAEEYGGSVCGDAGMRVRPTDARATDPSGLAYAERASALRHMAGVGAFLLPRALTGVDRPHVHVDDPRGVFHRLLAELDRRAAPVPPLGIHPTAVTDPDCVIDPTAYVGPYTVVERGAVVGPCTRIHPFVHVGPNCHVGADSVLHPHAVLCQDVRLGERCTVHPGAVVGGEGFGFTHTPAGWRRVPQVGGVRAGDDVEIRALAGVERATCADTVLGDGVKLGDLTCVGHNATLGDHTLLVPLSGVGGSVTLGRRCVLGGGSGVFDHTTLADDVRVGAHGTVTRDIDTPGDHTGTPARPLARQRRLDALLPRLPDGVPLHHLDVTAVRPGHHANIALAALVTDAATGCLRGRSVGQSGSVPRAFGVDRSGIRRPP, from the coding sequence ATGCACTGGTCCCTGGGCGAGATCGCCGAGGAGTACGGCGGTTCCGTCTGCGGCGACGCCGGGATGCGCGTGCGTCCGACGGACGCCCGGGCCACCGACCCGTCGGGACTGGCCTACGCGGAACGGGCGAGCGCGCTGCGGCACATGGCGGGCGTCGGAGCGTTCCTGCTGCCGCGCGCTCTCACGGGTGTGGACAGGCCGCACGTCCACGTGGACGATCCGCGGGGCGTCTTCCACCGGTTGCTGGCCGAGCTCGACCGCCGGGCGGCTCCGGTCCCGCCCCTGGGCATCCACCCCACCGCGGTGACCGATCCGGACTGCGTCATCGACCCCACCGCGTACGTGGGTCCCTACACGGTCGTGGAGCGCGGCGCGGTCGTCGGACCGTGCACGCGCATCCACCCCTTCGTCCACGTGGGGCCGAACTGCCATGTCGGCGCCGACAGCGTGCTCCACCCGCACGCGGTGCTCTGCCAGGACGTCCGTCTCGGCGAGCGCTGCACCGTGCACCCGGGGGCCGTCGTGGGGGGCGAGGGGTTCGGATTCACGCACACCCCGGCCGGGTGGCGGCGGGTGCCGCAGGTCGGAGGCGTCCGCGCGGGCGACGACGTGGAGATCCGCGCGCTGGCCGGCGTCGAGCGGGCCACCTGCGCCGACACCGTCCTGGGCGACGGGGTCAAGCTCGGCGACCTCACCTGCGTCGGGCACAACGCCACCCTGGGCGACCACACCCTGCTCGTGCCCCTGTCCGGCGTCGGCGGCAGCGTGACGCTCGGCCGGCGCTGCGTCCTGGGCGGCGGCAGCGGCGTGTTCGACCACACGACGCTCGCCGACGACGTCCGTGTCGGTGCCCACGGCACCGTCACGCGTGACATCGACACCCCCGGCGACCACACGGGCACCCCCGCCCGCCCCCTCGCCCGGCAACGGCGCCTCGACGCACTGCTGCCCCGACTGCCCGACGGCGTCCCCCTCCACCACCTCGACGTCACCGCGGTGCGCCCCGGCCACCACGCGAACATCGCTCTCGCCGCACTCGTCACGGACGCGGCCACAGGGTGCCTGCGGGGGAGGTCGGTCGGGCAGAGTGGCAGCGTGCCGAGAGCCTTCGGCGTCGACCGGTCCGGCATCAGGAGGCCGCCATGA
- a CDS encoding FAD-dependent monooxygenase: MNGRIRKATAPVTATTATATSGSRDVVVVGAGPTGLLLAGDLATAGVPVTLVERRAHGISNLSRAFVLHARTLEQLDARGLADGLEAKGQTLDRLRLFARLTVDLTTLHSRFNHLLVLPQYEVERALERRAVEAGVRFAYDTEVTGLVQDADGVTLRARGSGGAAEELRAAYVVGTDGMRSAVREAVGLPFPGRSAIRSVVLADVRLAERPETLLTVNAVGDAFAFLAPFGDGYHRVIGWHRDRDVADGEPLGLDEVKEITRLALGRDYGMHDARWMSRFHSDERQAPAYRVGRVFLAGDAAHVHTPAGGQGMNTGLQDAANLSWKLAATLDGYAGADLLDTYQSERHPVGRSVLRSSGGIVRLAMAKRPGTLAARALLTTFLDHTRPARTRMIGQITGIGYAYPAPRGAHPLVGRRVPDVALRDGRLYEALRDGRFVLVAPATTTGTPARKDRLTVVAWASDRRTSLLVRPDGYAAWAAESATAEETEAALTGALGRD, from the coding sequence ATGAACGGCAGGATCCGCAAAGCCACCGCCCCCGTCACCGCCACCACCGCCACCGCCACTTCCGGCTCCCGCGACGTCGTCGTCGTGGGCGCGGGACCCACCGGGCTGCTGCTCGCCGGTGATCTCGCCACCGCCGGTGTCCCCGTCACCCTCGTCGAGCGGCGGGCGCACGGGATCAGCAACCTCTCCCGCGCCTTCGTCCTGCACGCCCGCACACTGGAACAGCTCGACGCGCGGGGCCTCGCCGACGGGCTTGAGGCCAAGGGGCAGACGCTCGACCGGCTGCGGCTCTTCGCCCGGCTGACCGTCGACCTCACCACCCTCCACTCGCGCTTCAACCACCTGCTCGTCCTGCCGCAGTACGAGGTGGAGCGGGCGCTGGAGCGGCGGGCCGTGGAGGCCGGGGTGCGGTTCGCGTACGACACCGAGGTGACGGGTCTCGTGCAGGACGCGGACGGCGTGACCCTGCGGGCGCGCGGGTCCGGCGGTGCGGCAGAGGAACTGCGGGCCGCGTACGTCGTCGGGACGGACGGGATGCGCAGTGCCGTGCGGGAGGCGGTGGGGCTGCCCTTCCCCGGCCGGTCGGCGATCCGGTCCGTGGTCCTCGCCGACGTCAGGCTCGCCGAGCGGCCCGAGACGCTGCTGACGGTGAACGCGGTCGGGGACGCCTTCGCGTTCCTCGCGCCGTTCGGGGACGGCTACCACCGGGTGATCGGCTGGCACCGGGACCGCGATGTCGCCGACGGCGAACCCCTCGGCCTCGACGAGGTCAAGGAGATCACCCGGCTCGCGCTCGGCCGTGACTACGGTATGCACGACGCCCGTTGGATGTCCCGCTTCCACAGCGACGAACGGCAGGCCCCGGCGTACCGGGTGGGCCGCGTGTTCCTCGCCGGGGACGCCGCACACGTGCACACCCCGGCCGGCGGCCAGGGCATGAACACCGGCCTCCAGGACGCCGCCAACCTGAGCTGGAAGCTGGCGGCGACGCTCGACGGGTACGCAGGCGCGGACCTGCTGGACACCTACCAGTCCGAGCGCCACCCCGTCGGCAGGTCCGTGCTGCGCAGCAGCGGCGGGATCGTACGGCTCGCGATGGCCAAGCGGCCCGGGACACTGGCGGCCCGCGCCCTGCTCACCACGTTCCTCGACCACACCCGCCCGGCCCGCACCCGCATGATCGGCCAGATCACCGGCATCGGCTACGCGTACCCGGCCCCGCGCGGTGCCCACCCGCTGGTCGGCCGGCGCGTCCCGGACGTGGCGCTGCGGGACGGCCGCCTGTACGAGGCCCTGCGGGACGGCAGGTTCGTCCTCGTCGCCCCCGCCACCACAACCGGCACCCCCGCCCGCAAGGACCGCCTCACCGTCGTGGCCTGGGCGAGCGACCGGCGTACGAGTCTGCTGGTCCGGCCCGACGGGTACGCGGCCTGGGCGGCGGAGTCGGCGACCGCCGAGGAGACGGAGGCGGCGCTGACCGGGGCCCTCGGGCGGGACTGA
- a CDS encoding response regulator transcription factor — protein sequence MIKILIAEDMAMLRRALAELLSLEADFEVVAEVSRGDEIVPRARALQPDVAVLDIGLPGMDGISAAAALGTAVPDCRILMLTGLGNPSTLRRALATRATGFLRKDADPTQLAGAIRAVAAGKRAVDPQLAVAALEDVTQPLAPRELEVLRLAAAGEGTTAIARRLFLSPGTVRNYLSSAVVKLSARNRMDAVRIAREGGWI from the coding sequence ATGATAAAGATTCTGATCGCCGAGGACATGGCGATGCTGCGCCGGGCGCTGGCCGAACTTCTGTCGCTGGAAGCGGACTTCGAGGTGGTGGCCGAAGTCAGCCGTGGGGACGAGATCGTCCCCAGGGCGCGGGCCCTGCAGCCGGACGTGGCCGTGCTCGACATCGGCCTGCCCGGGATGGACGGCATCTCCGCCGCCGCCGCGCTGGGCACCGCCGTGCCCGACTGCCGGATCCTCATGCTCACGGGGCTCGGCAACCCCAGCACGCTGCGGCGGGCGCTGGCCACCCGCGCCACGGGATTCCTGCGCAAGGACGCCGATCCCACGCAACTCGCGGGCGCCATCCGCGCGGTGGCGGCCGGCAAGCGGGCCGTCGACCCGCAGCTGGCGGTCGCGGCGCTCGAAGACGTGACCCAGCCGCTGGCCCCCCGTGAGCTGGAGGTCCTGCGGCTGGCCGCCGCGGGCGAGGGCACCACGGCCATCGCCCGCCGGCTGTTCCTCTCGCCGGGCACCGTACGCAACTACCTGAGCAGCGCCGTGGTCAAACTGAGCGCCCGCAACCGTATGGACGCGGTCCGGATCGCCCGCGAGGGCGGCTGGATCTGA
- a CDS encoding sensor histidine kinase gives MQGSALQDGARVDQEDARSRHLARGTSIAITFAVLVAFFGIGVTYLVEGHPTPLGLGTGITTLLLVYGLQLAHSFPHLSPRLAHRQYWTLGCQALLTYLPFLFYAEAWLATPGFLAGSALLVLPSRWKWPAYAAAVGSAALLVLETGMGRGSVWYGTVATALTGLVVYGLSELTRLVQEAHRSRSELTRLALEAERLRFSRDLHDLLGISLTTIAFKCELARRLPPSKHARLHQELTEILDTTQRAFADVRAVSQTYRAMSLTAEVDTVFATLKDMGIHAVFRGGAGPLPPHIETTLATVLREGITNMLRHSRVGTCVVQLSREPGAVGLIVTNDGIPARPSGPARGARPGSGLTNLRERIEAVDGRLSIQVLDDKWFSLTAVVPLPAGAHETKRPFLRTAAAPARPSAHPPESELRDSATVA, from the coding sequence ATGCAAGGTTCTGCCCTGCAGGATGGCGCGCGCGTCGACCAGGAGGACGCGCGGAGCAGGCACCTCGCTCGCGGCACCTCCATCGCCATCACCTTCGCAGTGCTAGTGGCCTTCTTCGGCATCGGCGTGACCTATCTGGTGGAGGGCCACCCCACACCACTCGGACTGGGCACGGGCATCACCACCCTGCTCCTGGTCTACGGGCTCCAACTGGCGCATTCCTTTCCCCATCTGTCGCCCCGGCTGGCCCACCGGCAGTACTGGACCCTCGGGTGCCAGGCGCTCCTGACGTATCTTCCGTTTCTCTTCTACGCCGAGGCCTGGCTGGCCACACCCGGCTTCCTCGCGGGCTCCGCGCTGCTCGTGCTCCCGTCCCGCTGGAAGTGGCCCGCGTACGCGGCGGCCGTGGGGTCGGCCGCCCTCCTGGTGCTGGAGACCGGCATGGGCCGCGGGTCGGTCTGGTACGGGACGGTGGCGACCGCCCTGACCGGCCTGGTGGTGTACGGACTCTCCGAGCTGACCCGGCTCGTCCAGGAGGCCCACCGCTCCCGCAGCGAGCTGACCCGGCTGGCGCTGGAGGCGGAGCGGCTGCGGTTCTCCCGCGATCTGCACGACCTGCTGGGCATCAGCCTGACCACCATCGCCTTCAAGTGCGAGCTGGCGCGACGGCTGCCGCCCTCCAAACACGCCCGGCTCCACCAGGAGCTGACGGAGATCCTGGACACCACCCAGCGGGCCTTCGCCGATGTGCGGGCCGTCTCGCAGACCTACCGCGCCATGTCACTGACCGCGGAGGTCGACACCGTCTTCGCGACCCTCAAGGACATGGGCATCCACGCCGTCTTCCGCGGCGGCGCCGGGCCCCTGCCGCCCCACATCGAGACCACGCTGGCGACGGTGCTGCGCGAGGGGATCACCAACATGCTCCGGCACAGCAGGGTCGGCACCTGCGTCGTCCAGCTCAGCCGCGAGCCGGGCGCCGTCGGACTGATCGTGACCAACGACGGAATTCCGGCGCGTCCGTCCGGCCCCGCCAGGGGCGCGCGGCCGGGAAGCGGACTCACCAACCTTCGCGAACGCATCGAAGCGGTGGACGGCCGGCTCAGCATCCAGGTGCTGGACGACAAGTGGTTCTCGCTGACGGCGGTCGTGCCGCTGCCGGCCGGGGCACACGAAACCAAACGCCCCTTCCTGCGCACCGCCGCCGCGCCCGCCCGCCCGTCGGCCCACCCCCCGGAGAGCGAACTGCGCGACTCGGCGACGGTGGCGTGA
- a CDS encoding TOMM precursor leader peptide-binding protein — MNRPAPDDGLPRLGFAPHLRVESAPGEPVFLMTEDRVTTLGGEQVALLAPLLDGSRDLSRIVADAAPGLSAERTERLVARLLDAGLLSAYPPDGRAGPERAYWALTGLAARPDGGRGGLLAPVDLTEETGGALYEAVAAAGLRTAAAGGPADLTLALCHDYLDPRLSALDAEHRAAGRSWLPVRASGTHLWVGPFFSPGEGPCWSCLADRLRLRRRSEAYVQHRLGRGGPAEHRPSYLPAGRGAALHLALLEAAKWLAGHRDPEQGTLWRLDTRTLRSSRHPVRRRPQCARCGDPLLVRDRVSDPVVLSPRPVRDTGGGGHRTAGPEEVLDRYGHLVDPVTGLVGEIRRDPRGPEFLNCFHAGAQPPWDPAKPPPALHTPLRSPGSGKGVTEAHARVSALAEALERYSGYFQGDEPRLRGSYRELADRAVHPDTVQLFDRRQFADRAAWNRAHGPFHQVTEPFDEDAPLDWTPVWSLTEERQRLAPTSLLYYNAPDADTRYCRATSNGAAAGTSLEDAVVHGCLELVERDAVALWWYNRTRQPGVVLDQRDEWTAGTRAALREMGRSVWALDLTSDLGIPVVAAVSARIDGPAEDVVLGFGAHFDARIALRRALTELNQMLPPLTGGPPGGGSAYTGDDPEALAWFRHATTAGQPYLLPAARRSARPPAALRPPADAAAQAGALVELLRRHGLDVLVLDQTRPDVGLPVAKVLIPGLRPHWAGFGPGRLFDVPVALGRLARPTDFTELNPFPLHL; from the coding sequence ATGAACCGTCCCGCCCCGGACGACGGGCTCCCCCGGCTGGGGTTCGCACCGCATCTGCGGGTCGAATCGGCGCCCGGGGAGCCCGTGTTCCTGATGACCGAGGACCGGGTGACCACGCTCGGCGGGGAACAGGTCGCGCTGCTCGCCCCGTTGCTCGACGGCAGCCGCGACCTGTCCCGGATCGTCGCCGACGCGGCGCCCGGCCTGTCGGCCGAGCGCACCGAACGGCTCGTGGCCAGACTGCTGGACGCCGGGCTGCTGTCCGCCTATCCGCCGGACGGCCGCGCCGGGCCCGAGCGCGCCTACTGGGCCCTCACGGGTCTCGCGGCGCGGCCCGACGGCGGCCGGGGCGGGCTGCTGGCCCCGGTCGACCTCACCGAGGAGACCGGGGGCGCGTTGTACGAGGCCGTGGCGGCGGCGGGACTGCGGACCGCCGCCGCGGGCGGCCCGGCCGATCTGACGCTGGCGCTGTGCCACGACTATCTCGATCCGCGGCTGAGCGCCCTGGACGCGGAACACCGTGCGGCGGGCCGCAGTTGGCTGCCCGTGCGGGCGAGCGGCACCCATCTGTGGGTGGGCCCGTTCTTCTCCCCCGGCGAGGGTCCCTGCTGGAGCTGTCTCGCGGACCGGCTGCGGCTGCGGCGGCGCAGCGAGGCGTACGTCCAGCACCGGCTCGGACGCGGCGGGCCCGCCGAGCACCGGCCGTCGTATCTGCCTGCGGGCCGGGGGGCGGCTCTGCACCTGGCGCTGCTCGAGGCGGCGAAGTGGCTGGCCGGACACCGCGATCCCGAGCAGGGCACCCTGTGGCGGCTGGACACCCGCACGCTGCGAAGCAGCCGCCATCCCGTACGGCGCCGCCCGCAGTGCGCCCGCTGCGGCGACCCCCTGCTCGTCCGCGACCGGGTGTCGGACCCCGTCGTGCTGTCCCCGCGGCCGGTGCGCGACACCGGCGGAGGGGGCCACCGGACGGCCGGCCCGGAGGAGGTCCTCGACCGGTACGGGCATCTCGTGGACCCCGTCACCGGTCTGGTCGGCGAGATCCGCCGGGATCCGCGGGGACCCGAGTTCCTCAACTGCTTCCACGCGGGCGCCCAGCCGCCCTGGGACCCCGCGAAGCCGCCGCCCGCGCTGCACACGCCGCTGCGCAGCCCGGGCTCGGGCAAGGGCGTCACCGAGGCCCATGCCAGGGTCAGCGCCCTGGCCGAGGCGCTTGAGCGGTACAGCGGTTACTTCCAGGGCGACGAGCCGCGTCTGCGGGGCAGTTACCGCGAGCTGGCGGACCGGGCCGTCCACCCGGACACCGTCCAGCTCTTCGACCGGCGGCAGTTCGCGGACCGGGCGGCCTGGAACCGCGCGCACGGGCCCTTCCACCAGGTGACCGAGCCCTTCGACGAGGACGCTCCGCTCGACTGGACGCCCGTCTGGTCACTGACCGAGGAGCGGCAGCGCCTCGCGCCGACCAGCCTGCTGTACTACAACGCCCCGGACGCGGACACCCGTTACTGCCGGGCCACCTCGAACGGGGCCGCTGCGGGCACCAGTCTGGAGGACGCCGTCGTGCACGGCTGCCTGGAGCTGGTGGAGCGGGACGCGGTCGCCCTGTGGTGGTACAACCGCACGCGGCAGCCCGGTGTGGTCCTCGATCAGCGGGACGAGTGGACCGCCGGGACCCGGGCCGCCCTCAGGGAGATGGGCAGGTCGGTGTGGGCATTGGACCTCACGTCCGATCTCGGGATCCCCGTGGTGGCCGCCGTGTCGGCCCGGATCGACGGGCCGGCCGAGGACGTCGTCCTGGGCTTCGGCGCCCACTTCGACGCGCGGATCGCGCTGCGCCGGGCCCTGACCGAACTCAACCAGATGCTGCCGCCGCTGACGGGCGGGCCGCCCGGCGGAGGGAGCGCCTACACCGGTGACGACCCGGAGGCCCTCGCCTGGTTCCGGCACGCCACGACGGCGGGCCAGCCCTATCTGCTGCCCGCCGCCCGCCGGTCCGCCCGGCCGCCCGCCGCGCTGCGCCCGCCCGCCGACGCCGCGGCCCAGGCCGGTGCCCTGGTCGAGCTGTTGCGCCGGCACGGCCTCGACGTGCTCGTCCTCGACCAGACCCGGCCCGATGTGGGACTGCCCGTCGCCAAGGTGCTGATCCCCGGTCTGCGCCCGCACTGGGCGGGATTCGGTCCGGGCCGGCTGTTCGACGTACCGGTCGCGCTGGGCCGGCTGGCGCGGCCGACGGACTTCACCGAACTGAATCCCTTTCCCCTGCATCTCTGA
- a CDS encoding AfsR/SARP family transcriptional regulator: protein MDIWLLGPLTAEVRGRSIVPTAAKPRQILALLAIHANRVLPVGTLMEEIWGSEPPQSALATLHTYILQLRRQLTAAYGADADVSAKDVLVTQYGGYCWQAPTDAVDVPRYERLVAAGRVATGEDRQERASAYFREALALWRGSALVDVRIGPVLSIEVARLEESRLGVLERCLEADLRLGRHAELLTELIELTGRHPLHEGLHAQCMTALYRAGRSWQALDVYQRLRRRLAEELGLSPSPRLQRLQQAVLSAEPWLDVPGCGEDALLDRMIG from the coding sequence ATGGACATATGGCTGCTTGGACCGCTGACGGCCGAGGTACGGGGCAGGTCGATCGTGCCGACGGCGGCGAAACCACGCCAGATCCTGGCCCTGCTGGCGATTCACGCCAACCGCGTCCTGCCCGTCGGGACGCTGATGGAGGAGATCTGGGGCAGCGAGCCGCCGCAGAGCGCGCTGGCCACCCTGCACACGTACATCCTGCAGCTGCGCCGGCAGCTCACCGCGGCCTACGGCGCCGACGCGGACGTGTCCGCCAAGGACGTCCTCGTCACCCAGTACGGCGGCTACTGCTGGCAGGCGCCCACCGACGCGGTCGACGTACCGCGCTACGAGCGGCTGGTCGCCGCCGGCCGGGTCGCCACGGGTGAGGACCGGCAGGAGAGGGCGTCGGCGTACTTCCGGGAGGCGCTCGCCCTGTGGCGCGGGTCCGCGCTCGTCGACGTGCGCATCGGGCCCGTGCTGAGCATCGAGGTGGCCCGGCTGGAGGAGAGCAGGCTCGGAGTGCTGGAGCGGTGTCTGGAGGCGGACCTGAGGCTGGGCCGCCACGCGGAGCTGCTGACCGAGCTGATCGAGCTCACCGGACGCCATCCGCTGCACGAGGGCCTGCACGCCCAGTGCATGACGGCCCTGTACCGGGCGGGCCGCTCCTGGCAGGCGCTGGACGTCTACCAGCGGCTGCGCCGGCGGCTCGCGGAGGAACTGGGGCTCTCGCCCTCCCCGCGCCTGCAGCGGCTGCAGCAGGCGGTGCTCTCGGCGGAACCGTGGCTGGACGTGCCCGGGTGCGGGGAGGACGCGCTGCTCGACCGCATGATCGGCTGA
- the rfbH gene encoding lipopolysaccharide biosynthesis protein RfbH: MTSDTKALVLEQVREYHRQQQPGDFVPGVTPILSSGAVLDEEDRVSLVEAALDLRIAAGAHSRRFESRFARHIGVRKAHLVNSGSSANLLALSALTSPRLGEKRLLPGDEVITVAGGFPTTVNPIFQNGLTPVFVDLELGTYNTTAERVRAAISDRTRAIMIAHTLGNPYEVAEIQQLAVDHELFLIEDNCDAVGSTYQGRMTGTFGDLATVSFYPAHHITTGEGGCVLTRNLELARIVESFRDWGRDCWCEPGEDNTCLKRFDYQLGDLPKGYDHKYIFSHIGYNLKATDLQGALALTQLKKLPEFGAARRRNWQRLRDGLADVPGLLLPTATPGSDPSWFGFVLTVLPDATYTRRDLIAFLEERRIGTRRLFGGNLTRHPAYLGTPHRVSGDLRNSDIITEQSFWIGVYPGITEEMTDYMLESIVEFVAKNG, translated from the coding sequence ATGACGTCGGACACCAAGGCCCTGGTCCTGGAGCAGGTTCGCGAGTACCACCGGCAGCAGCAGCCCGGGGACTTCGTACCGGGAGTGACACCGATCCTCTCCTCGGGGGCGGTCCTGGACGAGGAGGACCGGGTCTCTCTGGTGGAGGCGGCCCTGGATCTGCGGATCGCGGCCGGGGCGCACTCCCGGCGTTTCGAGAGCAGGTTCGCCCGCCACATCGGCGTACGCAAGGCGCATCTGGTGAACTCGGGTTCCTCGGCGAACCTGCTGGCCCTGTCGGCGCTGACGTCCCCGCGGCTCGGTGAGAAGCGGCTGCTGCCGGGCGACGAGGTGATCACGGTGGCCGGCGGCTTCCCCACGACGGTGAACCCGATCTTCCAGAACGGCCTCACGCCCGTGTTCGTCGACCTCGAACTCGGCACGTACAACACGACGGCGGAGCGCGTGCGGGCGGCGATCTCGGACCGCACGCGGGCCATCATGATCGCTCACACCCTGGGGAACCCCTACGAGGTCGCGGAGATCCAGCAACTGGCCGTCGATCACGAGCTGTTCCTCATCGAGGACAACTGCGACGCGGTGGGCTCGACCTACCAGGGACGGATGACGGGCACGTTCGGGGATCTGGCCACCGTCAGCTTCTACCCCGCCCACCACATCACGACGGGCGAGGGCGGCTGCGTCCTGACCAGGAACCTCGAACTGGCCCGGATCGTCGAGTCGTTCCGCGACTGGGGCCGGGACTGCTGGTGCGAGCCGGGCGAGGACAACACCTGCCTCAAGCGGTTCGACTACCAGCTCGGCGACCTCCCCAAGGGGTACGACCACAAGTACATCTTCTCGCACATCGGCTACAACCTGAAGGCGACCGACCTGCAAGGCGCGCTGGCGCTCACCCAGTTGAAGAAGCTCCCGGAGTTCGGCGCGGCCCGTCGGCGCAACTGGCAGCGGTTGCGCGACGGGCTCGCGGACGTCCCCGGTCTGCTGCTGCCCACCGCCACCCCCGGCAGCGACCCGAGCTGGTTCGGCTTCGTCCTCACCGTGCTGCCCGACGCCACCTACACCCGCCGCGACCTGATCGCCTTCCTGGAGGAGCGGCGGATCGGCACGCGACGGCTGTTCGGCGGCAACCTCACCCGGCATCCGGCGTATCTCGGCACCCCGCACCGGGTGTCGGGGGACCTGCGCAACTCCGACATCATCACCGAGCAGAGCTTCTGGATCGGGGTGTACCCGGGTATCACCGAGGAGATGACCGACTACATGCTGGAGTCGATCGTCGAGTTCGTCGCCAAGAACGGCTGA